From the genome of Medicago truncatula cultivar Jemalong A17 chromosome 2, MtrunA17r5.0-ANR, whole genome shotgun sequence:
attttatatgttttgtCCTATCACGAAAAACTAGATTGGAGAATAAGTGTAAAGCTGACTAATTATCACACATAAGTTCCATTGGACCAACACACTGGTCTGGTTTGGCCCAATTTGGTTTTGACTAAGAGTGGTCTGGTTTGCCTCGGTCTAATCTAGTTTGGTTTGTTCTGACTTGGACTGGTTTGGTCTGACTAGGTCTGGTTCCACACTATCCATTTGGTTTGATCCAGCAGTCTAATctggtgtttttatttttgttcgaTATGGTCCGATTTATGATCTGATTCGGCCCACAACCTGGTTTAGTTTGGTCTGATCTGGTTTAACAGGTGTATTTTGGTTCTGTCCGACCTGGCTCAGTTCAGTTTGCTCTGAGTCGTTCTATTTCGGTCCACAACTCAGTTCAACTCAAATCCAGTCTGGTTCAGTTTAGTATCGTCTGGTCTGGTCAGCTCTTGTTCGGCCGGGATGGTCAAGTCTATACCAACAAAGGGAATTTGTACAGCACAACATAACAAAGCGAATAGCGATTCAGGTCCATAAGAGATTATGCTCATTTCACATTGGACTTGGTTTAAATCGAGTTACGAATCACATGAATCATCTGATAGTGTTATGATACTGATAACACTGATCCATACACTCGGGGGCGGAGGCTTTTTTACAGAACGGGGTAGCTTTGCCTACCCCAAaacatttaatttgttttgatttagtATGTGTACTTTTATTTTAGCCAccccaataatatatttttaactaccAATAAGTCTATTTGTCAAAAATTAGCATAAACAATAAAgtttaaaattaccattttatccttaaatttaTTAGTCTTATTTGACACTTTCAGTCTCCACAACAACTATAGAGAAgtttttcaacaataaaaattatcaagacaAGATTCAGACAAAATGGATAGTAAGTATATTGCAAATAGCTTAtatatttacattgaaaaagatattaaTTGTCTATTTAGTACATAgacaataataaatatatttgactCATTGAAGTGAGGCCAAGTTCAACTTTACTAATTAGGTAACgacaattattattttctttgtcatggctttaatttacattttacaAAAGTTAAACTTGTAGTTTTTTCTTATTGATTCTGGTTagtgttaaatatgtttagtCCTTACAAATTTTTTGTTCAGTTTCagtccttattttatttttataggagtTAAATACAACAAGCACTCGTTTTTGGTAAAAGTTAATAAATGTCTACAGCAAAGTTGAATAAAACTTATGCAGGGACTAAATTTCAAATGTTGTAGTTATATATgggctaaaaatatatttaactctaaaatttaatataaattttaaaaggtaCCCCCAATATGGACCATATTGAAAGGGTCCAATCGTGGACCTTTGATGCTGACCGGTAATAGccagtttaatatttttttattcatgtaataaaaataaaattgtcctATTTGTAGGAAATCTATCACTCTGTTTACAAAGGAAATTTCTGCTACAGATTTTTTATGACACCCTTTTTCGTTCCACCATTGAAATGGTTTTTTTATGGGTGTGGTTCCTAGTTTCTATCTATGAGTGAGAAAGTAACGAACCCACAAACCTCCCTCTCCTTACTTAGTTGTGGATCTTAAAGTTTGGCTTGTTTATAGTTTTACCTCACTCCCATTTACAATTCCTTTACcattgaaatgaaaattaaagcTAAAGCTTCGAACTTTCCACTTTTGAAAAAACTCAACTCTAAAGCTTCCATTGCAGCTAGTACCAACACAAGTATGGGATTTTCTTGTTTGGGATTGTTACAACTGTTGTTGATAATAGAGAAAACACAATATTATTGCTTGAAATGAGAAAAAACTGTTGTTGatagtttttaaattattcaaaacttcAGATCTATATCTGATTTGGAGAGCCATTTATGTAACTAGATAAACTAATTAGTGTACAGCAGCTTAAGAATTTTGAGGATGGGTTTAAAAGGAAAAGTGTTTTACACGTGAGAGAAAGAGTACGGAATTTGTATACACAAAATGGAAACTGGTCCAACAAAGTCTGTACCCCTTATAGCTGGTAATTTACCGAGGTCCATACATATTAAGGGTTCCGTTAAATTGAGGTTCACCTATGGTCCTTTAAATTGAGGTCCATAATATTAACGgttcctattttaaaaataattaatttttcttcatattttttattaaaaaaaaaaattcttcatgtTTTACCCCCTCCAGAAATTTAGTCTAGCTTTGCCATTGCATACACTATTGGGGAGTATCAACATATTACAGTCATCACAAAGTAAATACAATTATCTTTGTCTCTAACATTATTCAAATGCCAATATGATCCTCAAAACTAAagagggttaatggtgctttacccccctgtaatataggtcatttttggttttcccccctgtaaaatatttttttttatttacccccctgtaaaatatattttttttggaatacccccctaataggtcataaaaaaacgaaaaaattctgcaaaaaaaaaataaagttgtttttttatgacctattacgggggtattccaaaaaaaaaatattttacaggggggtaaataaaaaaaaatattttacaggggggaaaacaaaaaatgacctatattacagggggtaaaacaccattaacccaacTAAAGATAAAATACTTCCAAAATATCCTATTCAAGAATGACAAGTGCACACCCAACCCCCATACAAACACAAACGCAAATGCACACCTACCACACAAATCCTTACTCTGTTTTAGGCTTTTAACCCTGTCAGCACTTAATTTCACAGAAATCCCTAACTCTTTATTGACTGTTCTTGAAAATCTACCTAACTTTACAACTACGTTCGCAGGATTCTCGTAATCAAATCTCGAGCAAGTCAGATCCCTACTTAGCGGCCTAAACCGCATAAggtttatattttagattttacCAGCCAGAGATCCTTGAGAGGTTTCCACTGTCtatcttaaataaaattataaaagcaAAATTTGAAAGTATTGTTTCAGAACCTCTACATTTACTCTCTCCATATATTTTTAACAGAAACACAGcatataaaattattacaaacccaatccATTACCTTTACCAACTGTATTCATTACTTACCTATCCAACTGTTAAGGAAATAAGCAACTAAACTATCTCTAGATCACAAACTAACTACTTTCCTAGCATTCCAATCATCACGAACagatcatttaattaattttactaTTTCATTTCTAGGGATAAACTAAATGATGCACAAAGTACAAAGTGTTTGATCCCACTAATAACACATTTTCTCGCAGAAATGTATTGtatataaggactaaaatcaatGAAATCTCCAAGTAAAGGACACTGCAACCTGATTACCTTATTAATCCATTCTTCCCACCCATAGTCATCCCATAAACATATTTCAGATTCAGAGATTAGGGAAGTACCTGGCCCAGAAGAAAACTGACAAAGGCAAGAGCTACAGATGCTAAAATTCCAGCCAAGGTTCCTTCAACACTAACTGCCCCTTCAGTGCCTCTTGGAACTACTTTGAATGACGTAACAAGGTACCTGGACATTAAGCAGAAGGAACTTTACTAAGGATATCATATCTTAAAATAAATTGTGTACTCAAAGAATTAATTCACACCGACACTATAAAACAAGCAAATATGTTAAGCAGATATTGATAACAACACGGCCAAGGTCTCAAGTCGGTAGATCAGTTGGTAAAATAGGGGACATCGAAGGAGTTCTAAGTAGGAACTTCAGGGTTTGATCCTTGGAAACTGACATATATCtatccaaaagaaaaaacagaacaTGGCCAAGGTCTACATTAATCAGAAAGGGTTAACTACTCACGTTGTTTTTCCATATGCTTTGCCGATCTCACTTGAGACTGTGTCACTCAACTTGGTACAGAAACTTGCAACAAATCCAAGTCTCCAAAGCTGAGAAAAAGCCGCTCCTCCAACACCAAAAATTGTGAGGAAAGCACAAACGCAACCGGCAGCACTGGATCCAATTACACTCCCTGGACcccttcttccttttcttttctcagCAACCCCTTGTTCCATTTTCTGCGCCATTTTGACTTTTGTTGCAGCTGTACCCTAAACAAACCCCAAACCAATCAACTCCGAAGTACAAAAAGCATCAACCCTATAACccaaaacaatgaaaattttcataTCCATTTTCATAATTGCATAGATCCTAATGAAGTTTAACACTTTCAAAAAACACAAACTCCCAATTCCAGAATAACAAATGCTACAAAACTCTCAAAACCCATTTCcagaatttaataaaataagaaaaatttatcaattttcaGATAAGTCCAATCCTAAAccccaaaaacaaaacattcaaaatcacgTTTCAGATTAAAATCACTGGTACCCCCATTTTCAGAATTTCACATTAATAACCAAATTTTGCAATCAAAAAACATAACTTTCATCTCAAACACCAAAAATTCTCAAAACCCATAaaccaaatcaaccaaaatctcCAGACCCATTTCCCAAATCCCACATCACtccaacaaaaatcaatttttttcaatcaaatttcataattttcaaaacaaacaaaaccatAAAAAGCAACAAAATTGAGCTTACAATGATGAAATAGGTAGCAACAAGAAGAAATCCATCACCACCAAAAGCACGCCAAGTAAGCGTACCAAGCAAAAAAGCAGCAACAATCCCTTCAAACGACAACCCAGTAACCAAAATAGGAGAACCCAATACAAAGATCAACAAATTACTGAACAAAGAAGATTGCCACGTGGCAGGTGATGATTGGACAATAGCCATAGCTcctccaacaacatcttgaaCACTTGATACACGCGAAGATTGCATCATGTTGTTGTTGCGAAGAATGTTAGGGTTTAAGGTTGTTGGTGTAAATGTGAGTTTTGGAGAGAGAGAATAGGGTTTGTGTTTGTGATGTTggaagagaagagggagagagggtgggaatgtgaatgtgtaAAGTGTTGAATAAGCCATCAATTTTGTATAGGGAAGGAATATGTATGTGAAAGAAGAGTGAGGAAAGAAAATAGTTGATGTTTGTTACTTCTTTGATGATGATacacttttgaattttgattttaattcaataaattGGATATACTAtagactaaaaaaataaaataaaaaacaattagtcattttcattcatcatgGATGACAAAtatccttccttaaaaaaaaaaatagttgtatcaaaattttaaaataattttattgtgcattttgttctttaaaatagtcttttaatgCTGTCAATAACTCTCTTTTTTAACAGGGATTGGAGAATTGATATGACATTATTAACGGAACATTTAAACGTCAAAGACTATATTGATTGACGTAGTGCACAATCAATGACTATTAGGGGTGTAAGTGGTTTAGACAAAATCAACGAAACCGAAAATCCAAATTGAACCAAACCGAAAAAATATCCGACcttgtttggttcggtttgaaaCTGATCTGAACCAATTGAAACCGAtctagtttggtttggttcatggTTTTTCATTTTGAGATCCTTGAAACCGATAAACCAATCTGGTGATAACCACACTTcttattttactaatattatcCTACCTCACACAAAATTATGGTTAGGcgcaaaattaaatataaaatactttttaattCATTCACTTTCTCTCATCTTCATCTCATTTAATTAGTCAGACTCTTTCATTTCTACTAAGAAAGAAACCCTAGTCGTCAACCATACCAAACCCATTGACGATTTACGTTGGAATTGGATTGATTTAGTTTggatgtttttatttaatttcatggcGACCATAATTTcatgatgtttaaatttcaGGATGTTTTAAGTTCAGTTTGCATGAATTTGTTATTTTgactatgttttaattttaggatgttctttttggaatttttgtgtttgttgatgaatgatgcatgtATGAATCATGAATggttaaaatattttagtttgatGAAGTTGTTTTTAAAGAATGATGGATGAATGAATCTTGGATCATATGTATGAAATATTGAGTAAGGtgttataaaaagttgtttgaaaaatagagaacatgaaaaaacaaaatatgaaatacaattatacaaagttctatgaaatattttgtgagaatatgaatttttttaattgcatttttaaataaacagatcaaccaaaccaatcaaaaccaaaccaaaccgattAGTTTTGTTcagtttcttttttgaaaaacagtgaaaaccgaaccaatccaaacaaatGAAGGTTTCATCGGTTCGAACATTTTTTTGACtgaaaaccaatccaaaccgaactGTTATACCCCTAATGACTATTATggaattttgataattttttttaggcaaaaagaGGAAAGCTTAGCAAGTAACCAAGCCGCCAGAATATATTATGTAAAAGAAAGCTAAGAAAACAAGATAAAGGAGGGGGATCAAACCAAAACCTCCTATGTAATTTACAAACCTATAGTTAGGCATTCCTAACTTGTTTTGTACATAACTAGCTCTAATGCAATCAGGGATATTAAGCTAAACTGTTATATGATTAGAatttaaatctaaatttgtCAAGATATCTGCACATTGATTCCCTTCGCTAAACACATGGGATGCTATAAAATTCATTGACCTAGttttgataat
Proteins encoded in this window:
- the LOC25487201 gene encoding protein VTE6, chloroplastic, encoding MAYSTLYTFTFPPSLPLLFQHHKHKPYSLSPKLTFTPTTLNPNILRNNNMMQSSRVSSVQDVVGGAMAIVQSSPATWQSSLFSNLLIFVLGSPILVTGLSFEGIVAAFLLGTLTWRAFGGDGFLLVATYFIIGTAATKVKMAQKMEQGVAEKRKGRRGPGSVIGSSAAGCVCAFLTIFGVGGAAFSQLWRLGFVASFCTKLSDTVSSEIGKAYGKTTYLVTSFKVVPRGTEGAVSVEGTLAGILASVALAFVSFLLGQIGSHEVIICILAAQFANLGESIIGASFQEREGFRWLNNDIVNIINISMGSIIAVLMQQALQNLHP